A single genomic interval of Mucilaginibacter robiniae harbors:
- the crtD gene encoding 1-hydroxycarotenoid 3,4-desaturase CrtD — MSKPKALIIGAGIAGIAIAIRLAVKGYAVEVFEANNYPGGKLSEFEQEGYRFDAGPSLFTMPQYVDELFKLAGKNPSDYFSYKELDVVCNYFYPDGSRLKAYADVDRFADEVHQKTGESVKAIQQYSRNSSRIYDITNHVFLEQSLHRLQTYLSNRTLQSILRLFQIDALRTMHRANQSFFKDERMVQFFNRYATYNGSNPYQAPATLNVIPHLEQHFGAYFPEGGMYSITGSLVKLAQELGVQFHYQAAVEEIVLEQQKAIGVQVNGKVILGDTIISNMDVWFTYRKLLNRYTKLFPEKILNQERSSSALIFYWGIQKQFPELDLHNIFFSADYEAEFNAIWQQKTIYHDPTVYLNISSKYQADDAPPGCENWFVMINVPANTGQNWEQLIQQARQNIIGKLSAMLGENVELFIINESILDPRSIESRTSSYQGSLYGTSSNNQFAAFLRHANRSAKIKNLYFCGGSVHPGGGIPLALLSAKIVSEWVGKSESR; from the coding sequence ATGTCGAAGCCTAAGGCTCTTATTATTGGTGCTGGTATTGCCGGTATTGCTATAGCTATTCGTTTAGCAGTAAAGGGCTATGCAGTTGAGGTGTTTGAAGCTAACAATTATCCGGGCGGCAAATTGTCAGAATTTGAGCAGGAGGGTTATCGCTTTGATGCAGGCCCCAGCTTGTTTACCATGCCACAGTATGTAGATGAGTTGTTCAAGCTGGCCGGTAAAAATCCGTCTGACTATTTTAGTTATAAAGAGCTGGATGTAGTCTGTAATTACTTTTATCCGGATGGTAGTCGGTTGAAAGCTTACGCTGATGTTGATCGTTTTGCTGATGAAGTTCATCAAAAAACAGGTGAGTCAGTAAAGGCTATCCAACAGTATAGCCGCAACAGTAGCCGTATTTATGATATAACCAATCATGTATTTCTGGAGCAATCGCTGCACCGGTTGCAAACGTATTTGAGCAACCGTACCCTGCAATCTATTTTACGTTTATTTCAGATTGATGCACTGCGTACCATGCACCGGGCTAATCAAAGCTTTTTTAAAGATGAGCGAATGGTGCAGTTTTTTAATCGATATGCTACTTATAATGGTTCCAACCCTTACCAGGCACCAGCTACGCTTAACGTCATTCCACATCTGGAACAGCACTTCGGTGCTTATTTTCCTGAAGGGGGTATGTATAGTATTACCGGTAGTTTGGTGAAACTGGCGCAAGAGTTAGGGGTACAGTTTCATTATCAAGCGGCTGTGGAAGAAATTGTATTGGAACAGCAGAAAGCCATTGGTGTTCAGGTAAACGGCAAAGTGATATTGGGTGATACTATAATATCTAATATGGATGTATGGTTTACCTATCGTAAGCTGTTAAATCGGTACACTAAGCTGTTCCCCGAAAAAATATTGAACCAGGAACGCAGCAGCTCTGCCCTGATATTTTACTGGGGTATACAAAAACAGTTTCCGGAACTAGACCTGCACAATATATTTTTTAGTGCCGATTATGAAGCGGAGTTTAACGCCATTTGGCAACAGAAAACTATTTATCATGACCCAACGGTTTATCTCAACATCAGTTCCAAATATCAAGCTGATGATGCGCCACCAGGATGTGAAAACTGGTTTGTGATGATTAATGTTCCCGCCAACACCGGGCAAAACTGGGAGCAATTGATTCAGCAAGCCCGGCAAAATATTATAGGCAAGTTATCAGCCATGCTGGGCGAAAATGTTGAACTATTTATTATCAATGAAAGCATTCTGGATCCGCGTAGTATTGAAAGCCGCACTTCATCTTACCAAGGTTCTTTGTATGGTACCAGTTCCAATAACCAGTTTGCCGCCTTTTTACGCCATGCTAACCGATCGGCCAAAATCAAAAATTTATATTTTTGTGGTGGCAGCGTACACCCTGGCGGCGGTATTCCGTTGGCCTTGTTATCAGCCAAAATTGTAAGTGAATGGGTAGGGAAGTCCGAAAGTCGGTAA
- a CDS encoding alpha/beta fold hydrolase gives MSFLQLPGLGRVRYYEYGTGTKPLLAFHGYGMTGEQFKVLEKSILTQYKVYSFDHFFHGETELQGWDEARILAGMSKPLMRQYLEAWFEKFGQQRISLMGYSMGAKLALVLVEQFPDLIDQLVLIAPDGLSVYKGFNFLVHKPFGKYLFKTAVKSNWLAPGILKTLKKVRFIDESLYKIAYHEMDTSTNRHNVYYTLHMLKLLKVEPANIAGVINQHHIQCTFVFGKHDMLFPKTGAMSFINLLNNPEVHELPMGHWLVTPQLDDYLVNCLV, from the coding sequence ATGAGTTTTCTACAGCTACCGGGTTTAGGGCGGGTTAGATATTATGAGTATGGTACAGGCACAAAGCCGCTATTGGCATTTCATGGCTATGGCATGACCGGAGAGCAGTTTAAAGTACTGGAGAAATCAATACTCACGCAATATAAGGTATATAGCTTTGACCATTTTTTTCATGGTGAAACCGAATTACAGGGGTGGGATGAAGCTCGCATCTTAGCAGGTATGTCTAAACCACTGATGCGCCAATATCTGGAAGCTTGGTTTGAAAAATTTGGACAGCAACGCATTAGCTTGATGGGCTATTCCATGGGTGCTAAGCTAGCGCTAGTACTGGTTGAGCAATTTCCTGATCTGATTGACCAATTGGTACTAATTGCTCCTGATGGTTTATCTGTATATAAAGGCTTTAACTTTTTAGTCCATAAACCTTTTGGAAAGTACTTGTTTAAAACTGCCGTTAAAAGTAATTGGCTGGCACCAGGCATATTAAAAACGTTGAAAAAGGTAAGGTTTATTGATGAAAGCTTGTATAAAATAGCTTATCATGAGATGGATACCTCAACAAACCGCCATAATGTGTATTATACATTGCACATGCTCAAGCTGTTAAAGGTAGAACCAGCCAACATTGCCGGAGTAATAAACCAGCATCATATTCAATGTACTTTTGTTTTTGGAAAACATGATATGCTTTTCCCCAAAACAGGAGCTATGTCTTTTATCAACTTGCTAAATAATCCTGAAGTGCATGAGCTGCCTATGGGACATTGGTTGGTTACACCTCAATTAGATGATTATTTAGTAAATTGCCTGGTATGA
- a CDS encoding lysophospholipid acyltransferase family protein, whose protein sequence is MITARRHNLFSNWFAKYMRYRMNKAFKRIVVTPFEPREGHSVLLLGNHFSWWDGFFANYVAYWHLKRKLYIMIQEDQLAKRKIFTWFGGFSIEKGSRNMLKSLQYAADLLDNSENLVMIYPQGTLFSNHVPELNIEKGLERLIKYVKGPCQIVYSCVLIDYFESLKPSAYIHLFDCGVVGEIPFSELAEKVNRFHQEALKKQAES, encoded by the coding sequence ATGATAACTGCCCGCCGCCATAACTTGTTCAGTAACTGGTTTGCTAAGTACATGCGTTATCGCATGAATAAGGCATTTAAACGCATTGTGGTTACGCCATTTGAGCCACGTGAAGGGCATTCGGTATTGCTGTTAGGTAATCATTTTAGCTGGTGGGATGGCTTTTTTGCCAACTATGTAGCTTACTGGCACCTGAAACGTAAGCTGTATATCATGATTCAGGAAGACCAGTTGGCCAAGCGTAAAATATTTACTTGGTTCGGCGGGTTCTCTATCGAGAAGGGGTCACGCAATATGCTGAAATCATTGCAGTACGCTGCCGACCTATTAGATAACTCTGAAAACCTGGTGATGATTTATCCTCAGGGTACGCTGTTTTCCAACCATGTTCCTGAATTGAATATCGAGAAAGGTTTGGAGCGGTTAATTAAGTACGTTAAAGGCCCTTGCCAAATTGTGTATTCCTGCGTACTGATTGATTATTTTGAAAGCCTTAAACCTTCGGCCTATATCCATTTATTTGATTGTGGGGTGGTGGGTGAAATTCCGTTTAGTGAATTGGCTGAAAAGGTGAACCGCTTTCATCAGGAGGCTTTAAAAAAGCAGGCTGAATCATAA
- a CDS encoding lysophospholipid acyltransferase family protein, whose product MIRPKENKLIHWFFHHYIRFILKRNFQKFNFNQAEVNPEKSILLIANHFGWWDGFLLYWLNYKLFKKKFHIMILEDTVREVFFLKYMGAFSITKHSRQMMESLAYAGELLQDPQNLVLIFPQGQLYSNFVDDVKFEKGLLRVVKQAAGRFQYVFAATFIEYHQHKKPTINVYVKSDVQNPVHIDELQALYQQHYHSAKLLQTQIVL is encoded by the coding sequence ATGATCCGGCCTAAAGAAAATAAACTCATACACTGGTTTTTCCATCATTATATCCGCTTTATACTGAAGCGAAATTTCCAGAAGTTTAACTTTAATCAGGCTGAAGTCAATCCCGAAAAGTCTATTCTGCTTATAGCCAATCATTTTGGCTGGTGGGATGGTTTTTTGCTGTACTGGCTCAATTATAAACTGTTCAAAAAAAAGTTCCACATCATGATACTGGAAGACACCGTACGTGAGGTATTCTTCCTCAAATACATGGGGGCATTCTCTATTACCAAGCATTCCAGGCAAATGATGGAATCATTGGCTTATGCCGGCGAATTGTTGCAAGATCCACAAAACCTAGTGCTCATTTTTCCACAAGGACAACTATACTCCAACTTTGTAGATGATGTGAAATTTGAAAAAGGATTGTTGCGGGTAGTAAAGCAAGCCGCCGGACGATTCCAGTATGTGTTTGCCGCTACTTTTATTGAGTATCATCAGCATAAAAAGCCCACTATTAACGTTTATGTGAAAAGTGATGTGCAAAATCCTGTGCATATAGACGAATTACAGGCACTGTATCAGCAACATTATCATTCGGCAAAACTGCTTCAAACTCAAATTGTTCTGTAA
- a CDS encoding glycosyltransferase — MIIVLFIVFFFLILRFVVTLFNFISNPKLHKVARQHHELVSVLIPARNEESNILTLLQSIETQDYQDYEVIVLDDDSSDQTYAICEAFMAGRSRFQVIKGEPLKDDWLGKNYACYQLARQARGRYFLFLDADEKVYKGLLNSAVHRMQVQRLALLSLFTNQVMRTIGERMVVPLMHYVLLNLLPVRLIYIAKNYAVAAASGQFMLFDATIYRQQQWHQQSRNRVVEDVEIMKLVKAEGYSGEGLLANGLIACRMYTGYRDAINGFSKNFLAAFNYSIPGFIFYMLLLIGGPLLVFATLNVPLIVMMCGLIILTRIMISLSSGQNAWYNVVLHPLQMLSLAVIGYYAIQNHFTRNTMWKGRRV, encoded by the coding sequence GTGATTATTGTATTGTTTATCGTTTTCTTCTTTTTGATACTGCGCTTTGTTGTTACGCTGTTTAACTTCATATCTAATCCGAAGCTGCACAAAGTAGCTCGTCAGCATCACGAACTAGTATCTGTTTTAATCCCGGCGCGGAATGAAGAAAGCAATATTCTAACCTTACTGCAATCTATTGAGACACAAGATTATCAGGATTACGAAGTTATTGTGCTGGATGATGATTCATCAGATCAAACTTATGCTATATGTGAAGCCTTTATGGCAGGCCGCAGCCGTTTTCAAGTAATAAAAGGAGAGCCTTTAAAGGATGACTGGTTAGGTAAGAATTATGCTTGTTACCAACTAGCCAGGCAGGCCAGAGGCCGTTATTTTTTGTTTTTAGATGCCGACGAAAAGGTGTATAAAGGTTTGCTGAATAGTGCTGTGCACCGCATGCAGGTACAACGCTTGGCATTGCTTAGCTTATTCACCAACCAGGTTATGCGTACCATTGGCGAAAGAATGGTAGTGCCTTTAATGCATTATGTATTGTTAAACTTGTTGCCTGTACGCTTAATATACATCGCTAAAAATTATGCAGTAGCGGCAGCCAGCGGACAATTCATGCTGTTTGATGCCACCATATACCGCCAGCAGCAATGGCACCAGCAATCGAGAAACCGGGTGGTGGAAGATGTGGAAATCATGAAGCTGGTTAAAGCCGAAGGATACAGCGGCGAGGGTTTGCTGGCTAATGGTTTAATAGCCTGCCGCATGTACACCGGCTACCGCGATGCTATTAATGGTTTCAGCAAAAACTTTCTGGCCGCCTTCAACTACAGCATACCCGGATTTATATTTTATATGTTACTACTTATTGGCGGTCCGTTGTTAGTTTTCGCCACCTTAAATGTTCCTTTAATTGTCATGATGTGCGGATTAATTATTCTTACCCGCATCATGATTTCATTATCATCAGGGCAAAACGCCTGGTACAATGTGGTGCTGCACCCGTTGCAAATGTTGAGCCTGGCTGTAATTGGTTACTATGCCATTCAAAATCATTTTACCAGAAATACCATGTGGAAAGGCCGACGGGTATGA